Proteins from one Polynucleobacter wuianus genomic window:
- the hisA gene encoding 1-(5-phosphoribosyl)-5-[(5-phosphoribosylamino)methylideneamino]imidazole-4-carboxamide isomerase, with product MLLIPAIDLKDGHCVRLEQGDMDKATVFSEDPGAMAAHWISKGARRLHLVDLNGAFAGKLKNESAIKSILKAVGDEIPVQLGGGIRDLETIERLLDDGISTVIIGTAAVKNPGFVQDACTAFPGHVMVGLDARDGKVATDGWSKITGHEVIDLAKKFEDWGVEAIIYTDIGRDGMLKGVNIDATIKLAQAIRIPVIASGGLSNNQDIDALCKAEEEGVMGVIAGRSIYAGDLDLAAAQKYADELTLKYKKKII from the coding sequence ATGCTGCTCATCCCTGCAATTGATCTTAAAGACGGCCACTGCGTTCGATTGGAACAAGGTGATATGGACAAAGCCACGGTATTTTCCGAGGACCCAGGAGCGATGGCTGCGCATTGGATTAGCAAAGGCGCGCGACGTTTGCATTTAGTTGATCTCAATGGCGCATTTGCCGGCAAGCTCAAGAATGAGTCTGCTATTAAATCGATTTTGAAAGCGGTTGGAGATGAAATTCCTGTCCAGCTCGGTGGCGGTATTCGTGATTTAGAAACCATCGAGCGTTTGTTGGATGATGGTATTAGTACTGTCATTATTGGTACTGCTGCAGTTAAAAATCCTGGTTTTGTACAAGATGCTTGCACCGCATTCCCCGGCCATGTCATGGTCGGTCTTGATGCTCGTGATGGCAAAGTGGCTACTGATGGTTGGAGCAAGATCACGGGTCACGAAGTAATCGATCTTGCTAAGAAGTTTGAGGATTGGGGTGTAGAGGCCATTATCTATACCGATATTGGTCGTGATGGCATGCTCAAAGGTGTCAATATTGACGCCACGATTAAGCTGGCTCAAGCCATTCGAATTCCGGTGATTGCTAGTGGCGGACTCTCTAATAACCAAGATATTGACGCGCTCTGCAAGGCTGAAGAAGAGGGCGTCATGGGCGTGATAGCTGGGCGCTCCATCTATGCAGGCGATCTTGATCTTGCTGCCGCTCAAAAATATGCTGATGAGTTAACGCTCAAATATAAAAAGAAAATTATCTAG
- the hisF gene encoding imidazole glycerol phosphate synthase subunit HisF, which yields MLTKRIIPCLDVTAGRVVKGVNFVGLRDAGDPVEIAKRYDIQGADELTFLDITASSDGRDLILHIIEDVASQVFIPLTVGGGVRAVADVRRLLNAGADKVSMNSSAVANPDLVSDAAAYYGSQCIVVAIDAKQTEAGNWEVFTHGGRTATGIDVVAWATEVAKRGAGEILLTSMNRDGSKDGFDLALTAAVSDAVTVPVIASGGVGNLQHLVDGITKGHADAVLAASIFHYGEYTVQQAKEYMAAQGISVRI from the coding sequence GTGTTAACCAAAAGAATTATTCCTTGTTTGGATGTCACAGCAGGGCGTGTTGTTAAAGGGGTGAACTTTGTTGGTTTGCGCGATGCGGGAGATCCCGTTGAAATCGCTAAGCGTTACGACATTCAAGGCGCTGACGAGCTTACCTTCCTGGACATTACCGCAAGCTCAGATGGGCGCGATCTCATTTTGCATATCATCGAGGATGTTGCATCACAAGTTTTTATTCCCTTGACAGTTGGCGGTGGTGTGCGTGCAGTCGCTGATGTTCGTCGCTTACTAAATGCAGGCGCAGATAAAGTGAGCATGAACTCATCTGCAGTAGCTAATCCAGATTTAGTTTCAGATGCGGCTGCCTATTACGGCTCTCAATGTATTGTGGTTGCAATCGATGCTAAGCAAACTGAAGCCGGTAATTGGGAAGTATTTACACATGGCGGTAGAACAGCAACTGGTATTGATGTAGTTGCTTGGGCTACTGAAGTTGCTAAACGCGGGGCGGGTGAGATTTTATTAACCAGCATGAATCGCGATGGCAGCAAAGATGGTTTTGATTTGGCGCTCACGGCTGCCGTTAGTGATGCGGTCACTGTTCCAGTAATTGCCTCTGGTGGCGTAGGTAATCTGCAGCACTTGGTTGATGGTATTACCAAGGGTCATGCTGATGCTGTTTTGGCTGCAAGCATTTTTCACTATGGTGAATACACAGTTCAGCAGGCAAAAGAATATATGGCTGCTCAGGGAATTTCAGTTCGTATTTGA